GTATTATTTAGGCACCGGTCTCGCTTGGCATGATAACAAGGGCTCTCTTCTTTCTAATATGGCGAATAAAAAACCTTTTTTCCCAGCGACCGACCAAAGAGTGTTCATTAAATATAACACAGGTGTGATCGGATTTTTTCTTCCTGATCAGTATATTATCGATATCATTGCTTTAGGTGATCCGCTTCTTTCTAGGATCCAAGGAAAGGGTAGGGTAGGTCATAAGATCAGACATTTGCCTTCCGGCTATTTTGAATCCGTTGAATCCGGAGAAAATAAGATCCAAGATCCTAAACTTAAGGAATATTATGATTCTTTAAACCTGTTAACAAGGGGAAAAATACTCGACTCCAGAAGATGGGATTTGTTCTGGAAGTTCCAATTCGGTTCTCTTCGAAAATATAAGGAGCCTTATTTGATAGATGAGGTTCGTGAAAATAAAATGTGGGAAGAAGAGAATCGTAAAAAGAACGAAGGGATAAATTCGATCTAGAGCAATAATCTTGCATTAAAATGTAGGAGCTCCTACAAGTTTTCTACGCGAAAATTTGATTGAAGGAATTAGGATTTCATGATATAGGGAGCGAGGCTTCTCCCACGGGCCCTCCTCCACCACCCAACTCGGGTGGGGGCCGCGCTCCTCCCTTCTGTAGGAACTCCTACAAAAACGGAGCCATTCTCTCTACAAGGATCCTTCTGTTGTCTCCTGTTTGCAGAGAAATAATTCCTCGGATAATTGCCTGTCTTCTTCTGTCCCTGGAAAATGCCCAGGTCCTGAGTCTGTTTGCCAATGGAAAATAAGCTAAGTTTGCGAATGCGATCCCGTAGAAAGTTGCGATAAATGCAGTAGCGATCCCTTCTCCGAGCGCCCTTGTCCCGGCGCCTAAATTTTCCAGTACGCTCACGAGTCCCATCACAGTTCCGATGATCCCGATCGTAGGAGAAAATCCTCCGGCGGTCTCTAAAATTTTTGCGGAGCGGGTTTCCTTATTCTCCAGGCCTTCTGCTGCTTCGAATAAAATTTCTTCTACAGCTCTTGGATCTGTTCCATCTACAATGAGTTGTATTCCTTTTCTCAAGAAAGCGTCCGGCACTCCTGCGAGTTGGTCTTCCAGCGATAGTAATCCGTTCTTGCGGGCCTTCTCCGCGAAGTCCAAGAAGACGTCTGAAAGAGAAAATTCTCTCTTAGGAAAAAGAGATTCTCTCAAGTGAATGATCAGATTTGCAAATTCTTCAGGAGTGTAGCTTGCGAATGTCGCGCCTGCGGTTCCGCCTACGATCAATACGAGTGCTGATAGTTTGAGAAAGGAAAGAAAATGCGCTTCTTCCAATAAGATGGCTAATAGAACGGAAGCAAATGCGGCAATTAAACCAAAGATAGCCGAACGCATGGGAGCAAATTAGGTAGATTATGTCATGAAGACAAGCGTTTTCAAAAAATAAGGGACGGTTTCGTCCATCCCCTCTACAAGAAAGTGAAAATTCGCAGTGGATTGGCTTTAACCAGGGAGGTTAAAGGTCCATCCGATTTAGAATATCGGATTTCAAAGTTGGGACCTTAGGGTAGAAGGCCATTTTTTCGGAAAGGGGATCAATTTAATTTCGGGACGAAAAATGTGGCTTTGAATGTTGCGCTGCAAAATCCATTGACTTTTTAGGTATTTCCAAAATTTTTGTCCCAAATGCTCACTGTAGTCACCGTTCTGTTTTTGGGAATTTACGCCCTAGATATTCTAGGATTATTTTTCTTTGGAATTCACACGTATATCATGGTGTATCTTTACAAAAAGTACAACACCAATTGCGATACAGACCCGAGCAGAAACCTTTCTTTGGACGATCCAAGCCTTCCGGTAGTCACCGTCCAACTTCCGATTTTTAACGAGTTTTACGTAGTAGATCGTCTGATCGACTCCACAGTTGCATTAAAATATCCTAAAGATAAATTAGAGATCCAAGTTCTGGATGATTCCACCGACGAAACTATCCAAAAAGCTGCTTCCTTAGTGGCAAAATACAAGGCTCAAGGTTTCGATATTCATCACCTTCACAGAACCAATCGTGTAGGTCATAAGGCTGGTGCCTTAGACGAAGGGATGAGAGTTTCTAAAGGGGATTACATCGCTATATTTGATGCGGACTTTATGCCGGATCCTGACTTCCTTCTTAAAACCATGGCTTACTTTGACGATCCTCAAATCGGAATGGTGCAAGCACGTTGGGGACATATCAACGCAGATTATAATATTCTAACGAAAGCTCAAAGTTTCGGCATCGACGGTCACTTCATGATCGAGCAGGTCGCAAGAAACGGTTCCAAACTTTGGATGAACTTCAACGGTACTGCAGGTACTTGGAGAAAGAAAACGATCGAGGATGCCGGCGGTTGGGAGCATGATACTCTTACAGAAGACTTCGATCTTTCTTACCGTGCAGAATTAAGAGGCTGGAAGTTCCGTTATTTTAAAGATGTGGTTTGTCCTGCAGAAATCCCTGCGATGATGTCTGCATACAAGTCTCAACAGTTCCGTTGGTGCAAAGGCTCTATCCAAACTGCAGTGAAACTTCTTCCTCGTATCTGGAAAGCGGACCTACCTTGGAAAACCAAGGCTGAGGCTGTGACCCACTTGATCAATTATTCTGTTCACCCACTTATGATTGTGAACATTCTATTCAGCGCTCCGTTATTATTAATGGAATACTGGTCAGGTTTCAGCTTCTACGATCTTCCTCTGGAAGTATTATCCGGAACCGCAGCGGTCCTTTCTATAGGATCTGTTGGACCTCTATTCTTCTACGCATATTCACAGAAAACATTATACAAAGATTGGAAAAAGAGACTAGTGTATCTTCCAATTCTGATCATGATCGGAACTGGGATTGCGATCGTAAACACCAGAGCTTGGCTCGAGGCTGTTTTAGGG
This window of the Leptospira hartskeerlii genome carries:
- a CDS encoding motility protein A translates to MRSAIFGLIAAFASVLLAILLEEAHFLSFLKLSALVLIVGGTAGATFASYTPEEFANLIIHLRESLFPKREFSLSDVFLDFAEKARKNGLLSLEDQLAGVPDAFLRKGIQLIVDGTDPRAVEEILFEAAEGLENKETRSAKILETAGGFSPTIGIIGTVMGLVSVLENLGAGTRALGEGIATAFIATFYGIAFANLAYFPLANRLRTWAFSRDRRRQAIIRGIISLQTGDNRRILVERMAPFL
- a CDS encoding cellulose synthase family protein; this translates as MLTVVTVLFLGIYALDILGLFFFGIHTYIMVYLYKKYNTNCDTDPSRNLSLDDPSLPVVTVQLPIFNEFYVVDRLIDSTVALKYPKDKLEIQVLDDSTDETIQKAASLVAKYKAQGFDIHHLHRTNRVGHKAGALDEGMRVSKGDYIAIFDADFMPDPDFLLKTMAYFDDPQIGMVQARWGHINADYNILTKAQSFGIDGHFMIEQVARNGSKLWMNFNGTAGTWRKKTIEDAGGWEHDTLTEDFDLSYRAELRGWKFRYFKDVVCPAEIPAMMSAYKSQQFRWCKGSIQTAVKLLPRIWKADLPWKTKAEAVTHLINYSVHPLMIVNILFSAPLLLMEYWSGFSFYDLPLEVLSGTAAVLSIGSVGPLFFYAYSQKTLYKDWKKRLVYLPILIMIGTGIAIVNTRAWLEAVLGIQSSFKRTPKLRIENNSDSLKERLKYTVPLDFHVVLEFLLGCYCVFSVVLSFLVGRPYIVGFLLIYGIGFFFVAFKSFQEFTWKYKEARNAAQEEIPQEA